CCGTTGGCCAGGCGCTGGAAGTATCGGGGATTCCGCGCGCCCCAGATGTCCAAGGGCACGTCTCCCGCACCGAACACGTTGCTCACTCGCAATGAACAGACACGAAAGCCCACGCGCGCATGAAAGGCGAGCAGCGCTTGGTCTTGAGCGAGTTTCTGGCCGAAGCCGCCCAACTCGGGCGCGCACGGCGTGGGGTCGGATTCCCGAACAGGCACCGTCGCCATCGGCGCATACACGCCTGTGGAACCGCAGTGCACCAATTGCCCCACTGTCCGGTGCAGCAGCGGCAGGTACCATTCCAGGTCGGCAGACCCCAGAATCGTGTCCACAACGGTGTCGAAACGCCCGGGCGTGAGAATGGATTCCACGAAGGCGCGATCGCGCGCGTCGCCGAGGATGTGCTGGGCATCCGCGGGCACGTTGCCGGCGGTTTTCCCGCGATGAAGCAGGGAAACTCGGTGGCCCCCCGCGGCAAGCTCGCGTGCGATGGCCGCACCCAGAAACCGCGTTCCGCCGACGATGAGGATATTCATGCCGGCCCTCCTGCCGGGTTGCCCGCGCTACGCACGGTATAGACTGTGACCGATGCCGATGGCCTGGCGCACTGCTTCGACCGTCTCGAGCGCGACAGGCGTTACCCGCTTGGCGTTTTCGCGCAGGAAATCCTCGACCGTCTTCTGCGAATTACCGGGATCGTTGTATTTCTCGATGATAGGGGCGTTGAATGCCGACACATGCTCCGCCAGCGTCGTCTTCAGAGTGCCGTAAAACTTCTCTCCCCGGCGATATTTCCCTACGAAGTCCCGGTACACTTCCTCGGGCGCCAGCAAGTTCAGCAGGCGGTATAATGCGCCCACGCTGTTGGGCATCCTCGGGATGACATCGTCCGGGTCGTCGCTGTCGGTGTTCAGGGGCTCGGGATCGGTTGTCGTCTCCACTGCCTTGATCTTCCGCAGCACGGTTTTCGCGTCATCGAGCAAATCGAGCGTGTTGTTTTCACTCTTTCCCATCTTGGCCGACCCGTCGAGGCCGGGCAGGCGCAGGGCATTGCGCGGCATGCCCTCGGGCACCGTGAGCGTTTCCCCGAACCGGCTATTGAACCGCTGGGCGATATCGATGGCCATCTCGAGATGCTGGCGTTGGTCGTCGCCTACGGGTACCTTGTTGGCCCGTACGATCAGGATGTCCGCCGCCATGAGCACAGGATACCCGAGGAGCCCGTACGACAGAGGGTTGCCCTCAACGCCGCCCGGCGCTTCCTCGAGCTTGACCATCTTGTCCTTGTAGGTTGTGCCGCGCGCAAGAAATCCGATGTTCGTGATCATGCCCAGCAACAGCGTCAATTCGGCCGTGCACGGGAGATCGCTCTGGCGGTAAATGACGGACTTTTCGGGGTCGAGCCCGCACGCCACGTATGTCCGCAGCATATCAATCGTCTGCTGGTAGAAATCCTCCCGCTCCGTAATAGTCGTCAACGCGTGGTAATCCGCAATGAAGTAATAGCAGATGTTGTCCCCTTCCTGGAGCTCGATGAAACTCTTTATCGCGCCAAAGTAATTGCCGTAATGCAACCGTCCCGTCGGACGAATCCCCGACAGGATTATTCCCTTCTTTTCAGCCATGGTTAACCTCATGCCCTTCGCGCTGTGGCCGTCCGCTTTCCCTTTACCTGATAATGGAAAAATGCACATGCATGGTGTGCACGTGGTGAAGACGGACGCGACAGACCGCCTCAGAGCGGTGTGCATAATCGTTCCACGACGAGCCGTGGACCACCCTTCCAACGCCCTCAAGAATACACAAAACCGCCGCCCGATTCCAGAAAACGGCCCTTCCCCAATCGCTGGATAACCCGGCGGCTGGGGCAGTCACCAGGGAACCACCGGAATTGAGCCCCCGCCATTGTTCCCATCCTGCGGTTCCGCCACGCCCGGAATCGGAGGGAAAGCCAACGGTTTCGCCGGTTTGATGCCCGGCCCCGTAAACGGTAGAATCCCTACTCTGCTGAATCGGAAGTCTTGGATAGGCTGAAGCCATAGGGCTGACGCTTCTGGCACACGGTTCCCGCTCGAAGTGTGTGCGGGGCGGGAACGCCTGAACATCGGAAAAGGAATCATGTTTCGTATCGCTAAAAGACTGCTGCTCGCCGAAAGAATCAAAGAGTTCGAGGTCGAAGCTGCGTTCATCGCCCGCAAGGCAAAACCCGGGAACTTCGTGCTCGTCCGCGGCTATGCCCACGGCGAACGGATACCCCTGACCATAGCGGACACCAACCCCGAGAAGGGCACCATTACCCTCGTGATGCAGGAAATGGGCAAGGGGACGACGCAGTTGGGCGCCATGGAAGAGGGCGACAGCTTTCTGGACGTCGTGGGACCCCTCGGGCACGAACGTGAAATCTCCGGCCCGGGAAAGACCATATGCGGCGTCGCCGGGGGAGTCGGCGTCGCCCCGATGTATCCCCAGATGAAGGCCCACCAACAAGCGGGCAACCGGGTCGTCTCGATTGTGGGCGCCCGCAGCAAACCCCTTTTGTTCTGGAAGGACCGCATGGAAGCCGTCAGCGAGAAGGTCTTGTACAGCACCGATGACGGCACGTTCGGGCATCACGGATTCGCAGCACAACTCCTCGAGCAGCTCCTGCGGGAAGGCGAGACATTCGATGAAGTAATTGCCATCGGTCCCGTGCCTCACATGAAGGCCGTGACCGGTGTCTGCAAGCGACATGGGGTCCCCGTTGTGGTGAGCCTGAACCCCATCATGGTCGACGGCACGGGAATGTGCGGCGGATGCCGCGTTACGGTCGGCGGCGAAGTAAAATACGCGTGCGTGGATGGGCCGGAATTCGACGGGGCTGCCGTCGATTTCGACGAGTTGACCCGCCGCCAGGGAACATACCGGAAAAACGAGTCGGCCGCGCTCCAAAACCATGCGGCGCAAGGGCACGACTGCCGCCTGCAACGCCAGCTCGCTTCCATTCGCGCCGAGTTGGAGACGGCCCCGGGCGTGCTCGCGGACCAGTCGTTCAATCGCAGCGCCGTGTTGTTCGTCGCCGAAAACCTGGCGCGGCTGGGTGCGGGCGACGGCCGGTTTGACGAGGTCGCCACAGGGCTCACGTTCGATGCAGCCCGCAAAGAAGCGTCGCGCTGCCGCCTGTGCGCTAACCCGCTCTGCATCAAGGGGTGCCCGGTGGAAGTGGACATCCCCGGGTTCATCGCGGCAATCCAACGGGACGATTTCTCGGAGGCCGCCCGAATTCTCAAAGACAAAAACAACCTTCCGGCCATCTGCGGACGCGTGTGTCCGCAAGAAACACAATGCGAGGCCGTATGCGTGCTGAACGGCTCCGAAAGGCCCGTCGCCATCGGCGCACTCGAGCGGTTCATCGCGGACTGGGAGGCTCGGTTCGAACCAACGACGCCCCGTGCCGCAACGTTCAACGGACAAAGGATCGCGGTCATCGGAAGCGGGCCGGGAGGTCTCACCTGCGCTGCGGACCTGGCGAAAATGGGGTATGGCGTCACGATCTTCGAGGCTTTCCACGACACCGGAGGCGTGTTGCGCTACGGCATTCCGGAATTCCGACTGCCGAAGGATATTGTTGACCGCGAAGTAGGTTATGTGAAGAGCCTTGGCGTTAAAATCGAGTTGAACACGGTGATTGGCAAAATTTTCTCCCTCGAGGACCTGTTCGCGCAGGGCTACGAAGCGATATTCATTGCTGTAGGCGCGGGCGCACCGGCCTTCTTGGGTATTGACGGCGAGAACCTGGTCGGCGTGTACAGCGCAAATGAGTTTCTCACGCGCGTCAACCTGATGAAGGCCAACCGCAGCGACTACGATACCCCTGTATGCGTAGGACGCAAGGTCGCCGTGATCGGGGCCGGAAACGTCTCCATGGATGCCGCGCGCACCGCGAAACGGCTCGGTGCCCAGGAAGTAAGCATCGTATATAGACGCTCCCGAGACGAAATGCCTGCTCGGGCCGCCGAAATCGAGCATGCCGAACACGAGGGGATTATCTTCCAGTTGTTGACCAACCCCAAACGCATCCTCGGCGATGAGTCGGGACGCGTCCGTGGCATCGAATGCATCCGCATGCAGTTGGGCGAGCCGGACGATTCGGGCCGCCGCCGTCCCATTCCAATACCGGGTTCTGAACTCGAGATCGAATGCGACATGGTGATTCCTGCGCTTGGCAACAAGGCTAACCCCCTGCTGACCTCAAACAGTCCGGGGATCAAACTCAATAAATGGGGCAACATTGTCGCCGACAAGGAGACGTGTGCAACCTCGATGCCGGGCGTGTACGCGGGAGGAGACATTGTCATCGGCGCCGCCACCGTAATCGAGGCGATGGGTGCAGGCAAGCGCGCCGCAAGAGCTATCGACGCCTACCTGAAGAACAGACAGGCCGCTACAACGTCCTGACAATACCGAAAAACCTGCATTAGGTTCGTCAATAGTAACCGGTGATGTCATTTTCTGACACTAATGTGTCGTCAAATATATAATATTAAGAGCTTAGAGCGGACTAATATCTGTCGTTACGCCCCAAAAATAAGTCAATCTATTCATAATCAGCGTCGCATCTCAGTGGATAGAACATTCCCGCTTT
The sequence above is drawn from the Candidatus Hydrogenedentota bacterium genome and encodes:
- a CDS encoding NAD-dependent epimerase/dehydratase family protein; amino-acid sequence: MNILIVGGTRFLGAAIARELAAGGHRVSLLHRGKTAGNVPADAQHILGDARDRAFVESILTPGRFDTVVDTILGSADLEWYLPLLHRTVGQLVHCGSTGVYAPMATVPVRESDPTPCAPELGGFGQKLAQDQALLAFHARVGFRVCSLRVSNVFGAGDVPLDIWGARNPRYFQRLANGQEIWIPKDGTALVQPVHVQDLARGFRAALEAPERAAGQIFNLSSQRAVTLTHYAELAAQLLGSQSIFRYATIEEILATGKANEAGLRFICEHMCIDITKAGRVLHYEPQVSVREGLRDSLAWMIEAGLLKAELGM
- the trpS gene encoding tryptophan--tRNA ligase, yielding MAEKKGIILSGIRPTGRLHYGNYFGAIKSFIELQEGDNICYYFIADYHALTTITEREDFYQQTIDMLRTYVACGLDPEKSVIYRQSDLPCTAELTLLLGMITNIGFLARGTTYKDKMVKLEEAPGGVEGNPLSYGLLGYPVLMAADILIVRANKVPVGDDQRQHLEMAIDIAQRFNSRFGETLTVPEGMPRNALRLPGLDGSAKMGKSENNTLDLLDDAKTVLRKIKAVETTTDPEPLNTDSDDPDDVIPRMPNSVGALYRLLNLLAPEEVYRDFVGKYRRGEKFYGTLKTTLAEHVSAFNAPIIEKYNDPGNSQKTVEDFLRENAKRVTPVALETVEAVRQAIGIGHSLYRA
- the gltA gene encoding NADPH-dependent glutamate synthase; this translates as MFRIAKRLLLAERIKEFEVEAAFIARKAKPGNFVLVRGYAHGERIPLTIADTNPEKGTITLVMQEMGKGTTQLGAMEEGDSFLDVVGPLGHEREISGPGKTICGVAGGVGVAPMYPQMKAHQQAGNRVVSIVGARSKPLLFWKDRMEAVSEKVLYSTDDGTFGHHGFAAQLLEQLLREGETFDEVIAIGPVPHMKAVTGVCKRHGVPVVVSLNPIMVDGTGMCGGCRVTVGGEVKYACVDGPEFDGAAVDFDELTRRQGTYRKNESAALQNHAAQGHDCRLQRQLASIRAELETAPGVLADQSFNRSAVLFVAENLARLGAGDGRFDEVATGLTFDAARKEASRCRLCANPLCIKGCPVEVDIPGFIAAIQRDDFSEAARILKDKNNLPAICGRVCPQETQCEAVCVLNGSERPVAIGALERFIADWEARFEPTTPRAATFNGQRIAVIGSGPGGLTCAADLAKMGYGVTIFEAFHDTGGVLRYGIPEFRLPKDIVDREVGYVKSLGVKIELNTVIGKIFSLEDLFAQGYEAIFIAVGAGAPAFLGIDGENLVGVYSANEFLTRVNLMKANRSDYDTPVCVGRKVAVIGAGNVSMDAARTAKRLGAQEVSIVYRRSRDEMPARAAEIEHAEHEGIIFQLLTNPKRILGDESGRVRGIECIRMQLGEPDDSGRRRPIPIPGSELEIECDMVIPALGNKANPLLTSNSPGIKLNKWGNIVADKETCATSMPGVYAGGDIVIGAATVIEAMGAGKRAARAIDAYLKNRQAATTS